GGCTCGGCGTCCTGCTGGGCTTCCTGCCCTGCGGCCTGCTCTACGCCGCGCTTGCGGCCGCGGCTGGCACCGGCTCGGTGACGGAAGGCGCCCTGGCGATGACGGGTTTTGCCCTGGGCACCGTGCCCGCGCTCGTGGCCGTCGGCTGGGGCGGACTGATCATGCGGCGCCGCATACGCGCGGCCGCGACATGGGTGAGCGCTCCGCTGCTGGTGGGCAACGCCTTGGTCATGCTTGCCCTGGCGAGCCAGCGGCTGTAGCCGGCGATCGACTCAGGCGGCGACTACGAGCGCCCTGCCGTACTGCTTCGATGCGCGTCTCGGATCGTGCAGCGGGAATTGCACCCGAATTGAGCCACCTTCGCCCATGCTTCGGCAGGCGACCTTACACCGTAACGAGCGCCTCGAGGGCTGCGGCGATCGCGAGCACGAGCAGAATGGAGGCGTACAGCCACAGACCGATTCCGCTCACGTCCTGGACGAACTCCTGCGGAGTCATTGGCTTCGAATATCTGCTCATGTCCCCTCTCTCGACCCGGCCTCACATCCGCCAAGTCCGCAAGCATCGATACGACCTGTCCCGCCGGCAGAAAATTCCGGGATTCGACTACGGAGAATTACGGAGAGGCAGCGGCGGTGGCTTCACCGGAGGTTGGAGCCGGCTCGAAGACCACCACATCGCGATAGGCGTGCCAGGTGGCGTGCGCCACCACCGGCAGCACGACGACCAGGCCGAGCAGCCCCGGCACCATGGCCATGGCGACCAGCAGGACGATCAGGCCCGCCCACAACAGCATCGGACGCGGGTTGAGGCGCACCGCGGCAACCGAGGTGGCGATCGCCTCGAACACGTTCGAATGGCGGCGGTCGAGCAGTAGCGGAATCGAAAAAGCACCGATGACGAAGGCGAGCGCCGCAAGGGCCGCGCCGATCACCACGCCGGCCGCCAGGAAAGGAAGGCTGCGGGCGGAATGCCAGAGGACGTCGGTGAAACGGTCCCACGACGGCACGCCCTGTCCCTGGAAAAGGGCGAACAGGAGTTGCGCGGCGCGCATCCACGCGAGATGCAGCAGCAGCAGCACGACCCCCATCAGCGCGATCTGGTCGGTATTGCGCCGCCAGGCGGCCAGCGTCGCGGCGCCGTCCACCGGCAGACCCGCGCCGAGCCGGCGGCTGGTTTCGTACAGGCCGACCGCCATGAACGGTCCCACGAAGAAGAAGCCGGCACTGAGCGGCAGGACCAGCCAGGGCTGCTCGAACCACAGCAGCAGCGCGATGGAGGCCCAGCCCGCCGCGACCGCCCCAGCGCCCCACGCGAGGCCGCTCGCCGGCGCCGCCCAGAGATCTTTCCAGCCCGCGGCCAGCCACACCCAGGGCCGGTCTATGGGCACGCGCCGGATCTGCGGCGACGGGCCCGGAAACACTGCAACAGGTTCGCTCATGGTGAGTTTTTCCCGGACATGATGCGACACTTCATACCGGCTGGCGGCGCGAAGCCTTGACCCACATCAAGGGAGATTGCGGGCCACCTCCCTAGTCTCCCCGCGTCAAAGCGGGAGAGATCATGTCGAGTCCAGCCGTGCTGTCAGCCGGTGCGCGAGCAACGCCGCACTATGTCGAGGATCCGATCCGGGCCGCCGTCGTATTGACGATGTTCTGGGGGGTTGCGGCCTTCCTTGTCGGCGTCATCATCGCCGCCCAGCTCGTCTGGCCGCAGCTCAGCTTCGACAGCCCCTACCTCACCTTCGGGCGCCTGCGGCCGCTGCACACGTCGGCGGCGATCTTCGCCTTCGGCGGCACCGCGCTGATCGGCACCGCCTTCCACGTCGTGCAGCGCACCTGCCGCGCCCGCCTTTTCGGCGGCGAGCCGCTCGCCTGGTTCATCCTGCTCGGCTACCAGTTCTTCATCGTCATGGCCGCCACCGGCTACCTGCTCGGCATCACGCAGAGCAAGGAGTACGCCGAGCCCGAATGGTTCGTCGACCTGTGGTTGACGATCGTCTGGGTCGCCTACCTGCTGGCCTATCTCGGCACCGTGCTGAAGCGCGAGGAGCCGCACATCTACGTGGCCAACTGGTTCTACCTCGCCTTCATCGTCACCATCGCGATGCTGCACATCGTGAACAACCTCGCGCTGCCGGTGTCGATCACCGGGACCAAGAGCTACGGTGCCTGGTCGGGCGTGCAGGATGCGATGATCCAGTGGTGGTACGGCCACAACGCGGTCGGTTTCTTCCTGACCGCGGCCTTCCTCGGCATGATGTACTATTACATCCCGAAGGCGGCGAACCGGCCGGTCTATTCCTACCGCCTGTCCATCGTGCACTTCTGGTCCCTGGTGTTCATGTACATCTGGGCCGGCCCGCATCACCTGCACTACACGTCGCTCCCCGACTGGGCGCAGACGCTCGGCATGGTCTTCTCGGTGATGCTGTGGATGCCAAGCTGGGGCGGCATGATCAACGGCCTGATGACGCTGTCGGGCGCCTGGGACAAGCTGCGCACCGATCCCGGCCTGCGCTTCTCCGTCACCGCCGTCGGCTTCTACGGCATGTCGACGTTCGAGGGCCCGGTCATGTCGATCAAGGCCGTCAATTCGCTCAGTCACTACACCGACTGGACGATCGGCCATGTCCATTCCGGCGCGCTGGGCTGGGTCGCCTTCATCGTGTTCGGCACGCTCTACTACATGGTGCCGAAGCTGTGGAACCGGACGGGCATGTGGTCGACGCGCCTGATGGGCTGGCACTACTGGATCTCGACCATCGGCATCGTCCTCTACATCACGGCGATGTGGGTGAGCGGCATCATGCAGGGTTTGATGTGGCGTGCCTACGATGAGCTCGGCTTCCTCCAGTACTCGTTCGTCGAGACGGTCGCGGCCATGCAGCCCTTCTATGCCATCCGGCTGCTGGGCGGGATCTTCTTCCTCACCGGTGGGCTGTTGATGGC
This DNA window, taken from Reyranella humidisoli, encodes the following:
- a CDS encoding DUF2189 domain-containing protein, whose product is MSEPVAVFPGPSPQIRRVPIDRPWVWLAAGWKDLWAAPASGLAWGAGAVAAGWASIALLLWFEQPWLVLPLSAGFFFVGPFMAVGLYETSRRLGAGLPVDGAATLAAWRRNTDQIALMGVVLLLLHLAWMRAAQLLFALFQGQGVPSWDRFTDVLWHSARSLPFLAAGVVIGAALAALAFVIGAFSIPLLLDRRHSNVFEAIATSVAAVRLNPRPMLLWAGLIVLLVAMAMVPGLLGLVVVLPVVAHATWHAYRDVVVFEPAPTSGEATAAASP
- the ccoN gene encoding cytochrome-c oxidase, cbb3-type subunit I codes for the protein MSSPAVLSAGARATPHYVEDPIRAAVVLTMFWGVAAFLVGVIIAAQLVWPQLSFDSPYLTFGRLRPLHTSAAIFAFGGTALIGTAFHVVQRTCRARLFGGEPLAWFILLGYQFFIVMAATGYLLGITQSKEYAEPEWFVDLWLTIVWVAYLLAYLGTVLKREEPHIYVANWFYLAFIVTIAMLHIVNNLALPVSITGTKSYGAWSGVQDAMIQWWYGHNAVGFFLTAAFLGMMYYYIPKAANRPVYSYRLSIVHFWSLVFMYIWAGPHHLHYTSLPDWAQTLGMVFSVMLWMPSWGGMINGLMTLSGAWDKLRTDPGLRFSVTAVGFYGMSTFEGPVMSIKAVNSLSHYTDWTIGHVHSGALGWVAFIVFGTLYYMVPKLWNRTGMWSTRLMGWHYWISTIGIVLYITAMWVSGIMQGLMWRAYDELGFLQYSFVETVAAMQPFYAIRLLGGIFFLTGGLLMAYNMWRTIRGEATLAARPRPALAA